From a region of the Salvelinus fontinalis isolate EN_2023a unplaced genomic scaffold, ASM2944872v1 scaffold_0071, whole genome shotgun sequence genome:
- the LOC129842852 gene encoding zinc finger protein OZF-like isoform X1: MATGRLRLSLRPVTSTVRTNPAPLSPSTLSRNLQSLGSDCDSGAQFALQDPEMASVKLEDCSQTLELNVNIKDEDEEEEEIRTTVSHGHHVETFSTSREQQQEDQRAKRSHHCPHCEDIFPFLSKLKTHLKIHTGEKPYSCSDCGKCFTRSTDLKVHQRAHTGEKPYSCSECGKCFKTSKELKVHQRTHTGEKHFFCPDCGTSFSQLCNLKRHVLIHTGEKPYSCSDCGKYFKTSTELKVHQRTHTGEKPFVCSDCGKCFTTSSHLKVHQRTHTGEKPFFCPDCGTSFSRLSNLKSHERIHTGEKPYFCSECGKSFKTSNELKVHQRTHTGEKPFFCPDCGTSFSQLSNLKSHERIHTGEKPYSCSDCGVSFSRLDTLKTHQQIHKGEKPYSCSACLKFFKTATELIVHQRTHA; encoded by the exons ATGGCTACGG gccgactcagattaagtctgaggccggtaacatcaacagtgaggacaaacccagctcccctctctccttccacactgagtagaaacctacagtcactgggttctgattgtgacagtggagcccagtttgctctgcaggatccagagatggcatcagtgaagctggaggactgcagtcaaacactggagctgaatgtcaacattaaagatgaagatgaagaggaggaggagattaggACAACTGTTagtcatg gacaccatgttgagacattctctacatccagagagcaacagcaggaagatcagagagctaagaggtctcatcactgcccacattgtgaagacattttcccatttctatcaaagctaaaaacacacctaaaaatacacacaggagagaagccttactcctgctctgactgtggaaaatgcttcacaaGGTCAACTgatctaaaagttcatcagagagcacacacaggagagaagccttactcctgctctgaatgtggcaaatgttttaaaacatcaaaagagctaaaagttcatcagagaacacacacaggagagaaacatttcttctgccctgactgtggaactagtttctctcaACTTTGCAACTTAAAAAGGCATGTActtatacatacaggagagaagccttactcctgctctgactgtggtaaatatttcaaaacatcaactgagctaaaagttcatcagagaacacacacaggagagaagcctttcgtctgctctgactgtggaaaatgcttcacaacatcaagtcatctaaaagttcatcagagaacacacacaggagagaagcctttcttctgccctgactgtggaactagtttctctcGACTTTCCAacttaaaatcacatgaacgtatacacacaggagagaagccttacttctgctctgaatgtggaaaaagttttaaaacatcaaatgagctaaaagttcatcagagaacacacacaggagagaagcctttcttctgccctgactgtggaactagtttctctcaactttccaacttaaaatcacatgaacgtatacatacaggggaGAAGCCATACTCCTGTTCTGACTGTGGTGTGAGTTTCTCTCGACTTGATACCTTAAAAACACACCAACAGATACATAAAGGAGAAAAGCCATACTCCTGCTCTGCCTGTTTAAAATTCTTCAAAACAGCAACTGAGCTAatagttcatcagagaacacacgcATGA
- the LOC129842852 gene encoding gastrula zinc finger protein XlCGF17.1-like isoform X2, translating to MASVKLEDCSQTLELNVNIKDEDEEEEEIRTTVSHGHHVETFSTSREQQQEDQRAKRSHHCPHCEDIFPFLSKLKTHLKIHTGEKPYSCSDCGKCFTRSTDLKVHQRAHTGEKPYSCSECGKCFKTSKELKVHQRTHTGEKHFFCPDCGTSFSQLCNLKRHVLIHTGEKPYSCSDCGKYFKTSTELKVHQRTHTGEKPFVCSDCGKCFTTSSHLKVHQRTHTGEKPFFCPDCGTSFSRLSNLKSHERIHTGEKPYFCSECGKSFKTSNELKVHQRTHTGEKPFFCPDCGTSFSQLSNLKSHERIHTGEKPYSCSDCGVSFSRLDTLKTHQQIHKGEKPYSCSACLKFFKTATELIVHQRTHA from the exons atggcatcagtgaagctggaggactgcagtcaaacactggagctgaatgtcaacattaaagatgaagatgaagaggaggaggagattaggACAACTGTTagtcatg gacaccatgttgagacattctctacatccagagagcaacagcaggaagatcagagagctaagaggtctcatcactgcccacattgtgaagacattttcccatttctatcaaagctaaaaacacacctaaaaatacacacaggagagaagccttactcctgctctgactgtggaaaatgcttcacaaGGTCAACTgatctaaaagttcatcagagagcacacacaggagagaagccttactcctgctctgaatgtggcaaatgttttaaaacatcaaaagagctaaaagttcatcagagaacacacacaggagagaaacatttcttctgccctgactgtggaactagtttctctcaACTTTGCAACTTAAAAAGGCATGTActtatacatacaggagagaagccttactcctgctctgactgtggtaaatatttcaaaacatcaactgagctaaaagttcatcagagaacacacacaggagagaagcctttcgtctgctctgactgtggaaaatgcttcacaacatcaagtcatctaaaagttcatcagagaacacacacaggagagaagcctttcttctgccctgactgtggaactagtttctctcGACTTTCCAacttaaaatcacatgaacgtatacacacaggagagaagccttacttctgctctgaatgtggaaaaagttttaaaacatcaaatgagctaaaagttcatcagagaacacacacaggagagaagcctttcttctgccctgactgtggaactagtttctctcaactttccaacttaaaatcacatgaacgtatacatacaggggaGAAGCCATACTCCTGTTCTGACTGTGGTGTGAGTTTCTCTCGACTTGATACCTTAAAAACACACCAACAGATACATAAAGGAGAAAAGCCATACTCCTGCTCTGCCTGTTTAAAATTCTTCAAAACAGCAACTGAGCTAatagttcatcagagaacacacgcATGA